The following coding sequences are from one Paenibacillus sp. FSL R5-0912 window:
- a CDS encoding LysR family transcriptional regulator encodes MESKHLFTFLVVVETGSFTRAAQKLDYAQSSITAQIQALEAELEQPLFDRISKKIILTDAGRRLLPYAQEISKMHTMAENALRSETEISGSLRIGAPESLAAFRLPGIIKEFRSRHPQVQITLKPGACWELTEFVRSGELDLAFLLQPETEYKEMYCDTLIHEVMTLVAPLDHPLLELEEVHPLHLKNVTILHTETGCTYRTLFERHLNSYGVFPDPNLEFWSIEAIKQCVMAGLGISFLPMITVRRELAEGKLGRLNWNDESQRVATQIAYHSKKWKSPALSEFLGTVQKHAVRWREEEEHRA; translated from the coding sequence ATGGAGTCTAAGCATCTGTTCACCTTTCTCGTTGTAGTTGAGACCGGCAGCTTTACCCGCGCGGCCCAGAAGCTTGATTACGCCCAGTCCAGCATTACCGCACAGATACAGGCGCTGGAGGCAGAACTGGAGCAGCCCCTGTTTGACCGGATCAGCAAAAAGATCATTCTCACCGATGCCGGCCGCCGTCTCTTGCCGTATGCCCAGGAAATCTCCAAGATGCACACGATGGCCGAGAACGCCCTGCGGTCGGAGACGGAAATATCCGGTTCGCTGCGGATTGGTGCACCTGAATCTTTGGCGGCCTTCCGCCTCCCGGGCATTATCAAGGAATTCCGCAGCCGGCACCCGCAGGTGCAGATTACGCTGAAGCCGGGAGCCTGCTGGGAACTGACGGAGTTCGTCCGCTCAGGAGAGCTTGATCTAGCCTTTCTTCTCCAACCGGAGACGGAATATAAGGAGATGTACTGTGACACGCTGATCCATGAAGTCATGACGCTGGTCGCTCCGCTCGATCACCCGCTGCTGGAATTGGAAGAAGTACATCCTTTGCATCTTAAAAATGTTACGATTCTGCATACGGAAACAGGCTGCACCTACCGCACCTTATTTGAGCGGCATCTGAACAGTTATGGAGTATTCCCCGATCCGAATCTGGAGTTCTGGAGCATTGAAGCGATCAAGCAATGCGTAATGGCAGGACTCGGTATCTCATTCCTGCCGATGATTACGGTCCGCAGGGAATTGGCGGAAGGCAAGCTGGGCAGGCTGAACTGGAATGATGAATCACAGCGGGTAGCGACCCAAATTGCATATCACAGCAAAAAGTGGAAATCCCCAGCGTTAAGTGAGTTTCTTGGAACGGTGCAGAAGCATGCTGTAAGGTGGAGGGAAGAGGAGGAGCACAGGGCATGA
- a CDS encoding APC family permease: protein MKENKSLQRNIGMPQAIALYIGAVLGSGVLIVPGLAAEMAGPASLLAWGFMTLLILPLALSMGLLSAKFPNAGGVSHFVTLAFGPKAGALVGWFFLMSVPIGGPVAALTGAGYMTAAMGWGDPARIAIAAGMLAIGLIVNWIGMKVAGKVQIAVVIAIVAVLVFSFAAALPRMESVHFTPFVPHGWMSVGQAAAILFWCFIGWEAVSHLSEEFKDPQRAAVKGVTIAAVIVGVLYFLSALATVGTQSYLRGGADSSLVWIISQPLGAWGGFIAGLTGLFICTATIIAYSSAASRVAYALSRQGYAPKWMGRLSDRYQTPVGAIGFLTLCFAAVLSLYGSGLLSITTLIKFPNATFILTYIGGCAAGIRLLRGSRAGVMISWISFAATVAVFPFTGWAIVYPLLITLLFVLVDYLRQARKREGNNPVATDAEEISRHAL from the coding sequence ATGAAGGAAAATAAATCATTACAACGGAATATCGGGATGCCACAGGCTATTGCCCTGTACATAGGAGCCGTCCTCGGCTCAGGTGTGTTAATCGTACCCGGACTGGCAGCGGAGATGGCTGGACCGGCTTCTCTGCTGGCTTGGGGATTCATGACCCTGCTGATTCTCCCGCTTGCGCTGTCCATGGGTCTGCTCTCGGCCAAATTCCCTAATGCCGGCGGAGTATCCCACTTTGTCACCCTGGCCTTCGGCCCTAAGGCAGGTGCACTGGTTGGCTGGTTCTTCCTCATGTCCGTGCCGATTGGCGGTCCTGTCGCTGCACTGACCGGAGCGGGGTATATGACAGCCGCCATGGGCTGGGGCGATCCGGCCAGAATTGCCATCGCTGCAGGAATGCTGGCCATTGGCCTGATTGTCAACTGGATCGGGATGAAAGTGGCCGGGAAAGTACAAATCGCCGTGGTTATCGCGATTGTTGCCGTGCTGGTCTTCTCTTTTGCTGCGGCTCTGCCAAGAATGGAGAGCGTCCACTTCACACCGTTTGTTCCGCATGGCTGGATGAGTGTCGGGCAGGCGGCAGCGATTCTCTTCTGGTGCTTCATCGGCTGGGAGGCCGTTTCGCATCTGTCTGAAGAATTCAAGGACCCGCAGCGCGCTGCCGTCAAGGGTGTGACCATTGCTGCGGTCATTGTCGGAGTCCTCTATTTCCTCTCGGCACTTGCTACAGTCGGTACGCAGAGCTATCTGCGGGGAGGAGCCGACTCATCTCTGGTCTGGATCATCAGCCAGCCGCTTGGAGCCTGGGGCGGATTCATTGCCGGACTCACCGGATTATTCATCTGTACGGCGACGATTATTGCCTATTCAAGCGCTGCATCGCGTGTAGCTTATGCCTTGTCACGGCAGGGATATGCCCCGAAATGGATGGGCCGCTTATCGGACCGTTATCAGACACCCGTCGGAGCGATCGGCTTCCTGACCCTCTGCTTCGCAGCAGTGTTATCGCTCTACGGTAGCGGCCTGCTCTCGATTACGACACTGATTAAATTCCCCAATGCCACCTTCATCCTCACCTATATTGGCGGTTGTGCTGCAGGAATCCGCCTCTTGCGGGGCAGCCGGGCAGGCGTGATGATCAGCTGGATTTCTTTTGCCGCAACGGTAGCCGTGTTTCCGTTCACAGGCTGGGCGATCGTGTATCCGCTGCTGATCACACTGTTGTTTGTTCTGGTGGATTATTTAAGACAGGCACGTAAACGTGAAGGGAATAATCCTGTAGCTACGGATGCAGAAGAGATTTCCCGGCACGCATTATAA
- a CDS encoding alpha/beta hydrolase: MPEDNKIVLEPAAQKFADDNSEPPFLPDLGPGKGRETVNTVQSSEIFKPEADIQDLTVSGGPGGEVKVRIVRPIGSASNSLPVILYIHGAGWVFGNSHTHDRLIRELAVGAEAAVVFPEYSLSPEAKYPTAIEEIYAVLEWIAQEGSTYGLDASKLSVAGDSVGGNMTAAITLMAKERSGPAISKQLLFYPVTDAAFDTESYHLFAEGYFLQRTGMKWFWDQYTTDPEERAQITASPLRASLEQLSGLPEALIITGEADVLRDEGEAYAAKLREAGVPVTAVRFQGIIHDFVMLNALAETHANKGALLLATAWLKQ; this comes from the coding sequence ATGCCTGAAGACAACAAAATTGTTCTTGAGCCCGCAGCCCAGAAATTCGCTGATGACAACTCCGAGCCTCCCTTTCTGCCCGACCTTGGGCCTGGGAAAGGCCGCGAAACTGTAAATACAGTCCAATCCAGTGAAATATTCAAGCCCGAAGCCGATATTCAGGATCTGACGGTATCCGGCGGCCCTGGTGGTGAGGTGAAGGTACGCATTGTCCGTCCTATCGGCTCTGCTTCTAACTCTCTTCCGGTCATACTCTATATTCATGGAGCCGGCTGGGTATTCGGCAACAGCCATACGCATGACCGCTTAATCCGCGAGCTGGCCGTTGGTGCCGAAGCTGCCGTCGTTTTCCCGGAGTACAGCCTCTCTCCCGAAGCCAAATATCCTACAGCCATTGAAGAAATCTACGCTGTACTGGAATGGATCGCCCAAGAAGGCTCCACATACGGATTAGATGCGTCCAAGCTTAGTGTTGCCGGAGACAGTGTAGGCGGCAATATGACTGCGGCCATCACACTGATGGCCAAGGAACGCAGCGGCCCGGCAATCTCCAAGCAGCTGCTGTTCTATCCGGTAACCGATGCTGCCTTCGATACAGAATCGTATCACCTGTTCGCCGAAGGATATTTCCTGCAGCGCACCGGCATGAAATGGTTCTGGGATCAATATACCACTGATCCGGAGGAGCGGGCACAGATTACCGCTTCCCCGCTGCGGGCCAGCCTGGAGCAGCTTAGCGGTCTGCCGGAAGCCTTAATCATCACTGGCGAAGCAGATGTGCTGCGGGATGAGGGCGAAGCCTACGCTGCCAAACTCCGCGAAGCTGGAGTACCAGTTACGGCAGTCCGGTTCCAGGGCATCATCCACGACTTCGTGATGCTTAACGCCCTGGCAGAGACCCATGCCAACAAAGGGGCCCTGCTGCTGGCAACGGCCTGGCTCAAGCAATAA
- a CDS encoding outer membrane protein assembly factor BamB family protein, translating into MPPMKPLFTSLLALSLLSSLTAISSADLLPGTAYAASSNNTVTAISKDKLLPLKWQVATDGMGMYDVKPPVMNGILYYSDSNNTLYAKNIASGKIKWSYKQGAHPQIVTNNSVIFIDNQEQLVKVSAATGKLIWKVKVSERPIEIGAQARLINGKVYFANEYGVVAAYNPVTGKKLWDNMDIPMYAGTINGEYSGMFVVSSTVDNIRTQFYGLDPDTGKRLWRIEGLYSYVTYQNGQIILREQAKTAAGNTATAVPGYQLTLVQLNPATGKISGRENYNPLDDISRLGSAATSIQNSYVYTADGNLDQDGYTLTRFKRGADTYTAPTSYASFGNWLAGPVDGMAFFQHETVVSGINLASDSVVPFDQPADKIEHLRRVGKAVFAIYKNGYISINHSDTGALLGMINSGAKYPYFGNITIDHGTALIPTEHHILAVALPKEYQ; encoded by the coding sequence ATGCCGCCAATGAAACCCCTTTTCACCAGCTTACTCGCCCTTTCCCTGCTCTCATCCCTCACCGCTATCTCTTCAGCAGACCTTTTGCCGGGTACAGCATACGCTGCTTCCTCGAACAATACAGTCACTGCGATTTCCAAAGATAAGCTGTTGCCTCTGAAGTGGCAGGTAGCCACGGATGGCATGGGCATGTATGACGTCAAGCCGCCTGTTATGAACGGAATTCTCTACTACTCAGACAGCAACAATACACTTTATGCCAAAAATATAGCCTCCGGCAAAATTAAGTGGTCCTATAAACAGGGGGCGCATCCGCAAATCGTCACGAATAACTCCGTAATCTTCATCGACAATCAGGAACAGCTCGTCAAAGTATCCGCTGCAACCGGAAAGCTGATCTGGAAGGTTAAGGTGTCGGAGCGGCCAATAGAGATTGGGGCACAGGCCCGCCTGATTAACGGAAAGGTCTATTTTGCCAATGAGTACGGCGTTGTCGCGGCCTATAACCCGGTTACAGGAAAGAAACTATGGGATAATATGGATATTCCTATGTATGCGGGGACCATTAATGGAGAATATTCAGGTATGTTTGTCGTTTCCAGCACGGTCGATAACATCCGCACCCAATTCTACGGTCTTGATCCGGATACCGGAAAGCGGCTGTGGAGAATTGAGGGGTTATACAGTTATGTGACTTATCAGAATGGACAAATAATACTCCGTGAGCAGGCAAAGACTGCAGCGGGGAATACGGCAACGGCCGTGCCGGGTTACCAGCTGACTCTCGTACAGCTGAATCCCGCTACAGGCAAGATTTCCGGCCGTGAAAATTATAATCCGCTGGACGACATCTCCAGATTGGGGAGTGCCGCTACCTCCATCCAGAACTCTTATGTTTATACAGCAGACGGCAATCTCGACCAGGATGGATATACTCTTACGCGCTTTAAGCGTGGAGCGGATACCTATACGGCCCCCACAAGCTATGCTAGCTTCGGCAACTGGTTGGCCGGTCCGGTAGACGGAATGGCCTTCTTCCAGCATGAGACAGTGGTTAGTGGAATTAACCTTGCGAGCGACAGCGTTGTTCCATTCGATCAGCCGGCAGACAAGATTGAGCACCTGCGGCGCGTTGGCAAGGCTGTATTCGCCATTTACAAGAATGGCTATATCTCGATCAACCATTCCGATACCGGCGCACTGCTGGGGATGATCAACAGCGGCGCAAAGTATCCATACTTCGGCAATATAACCATCGATCATGGAACCGCGCTGATTCCTACTGAACACCATATTTTAGCCGTTGCCCTGCCAAAAGAATATCAGTAA
- a CDS encoding aminotransferase class I/II-fold pyridoxal phosphate-dependent enzyme, whose amino-acid sequence MVHSSPKHKWRSDKLSHLGSSIFAEVAIWKAEARKSGLEVIDLGIGSPDRAPLPEIRHALSEAVLREDSYSYPASKGSDAFRKQAAKWMKWRFNAEVDPDEEIVSLMGSQDGLAHLALAVCNPGDLAIVPDPGYPIYSGSLAIAGVRAWPLPLLEENAFRPDLESIPDEVWCEAVFILLSFPGNPISVTVDLAYMERLVELALKWDVLIIHDLAYSEMGFDGYRPISILQVPGALDTAVEFHSFSKSFNMAGCRIGFMTGNAEAVGALRELKSNVDYGVFDPIQEAAVVALEQAMTSGPVQGVAALYERRRNVFVEAMACEGWMVPLPEATMFIWARLPAEFCAGQTERSRRLAQELLLKTGVAVIPGSAFGSQGEGFVRIALVEDEERLLEAARRIGEFLRTNV is encoded by the coding sequence TTGGTACATAGCAGCCCGAAACATAAATGGAGATCGGACAAGCTGTCTCATCTGGGGTCGTCGATTTTTGCAGAGGTGGCCATCTGGAAGGCGGAAGCACGAAAGTCTGGACTGGAGGTCATTGATCTCGGAATTGGCAGTCCGGACCGGGCGCCTCTGCCTGAAATCCGTCATGCCTTAAGCGAAGCGGTGCTGCGGGAGGACAGTTATTCTTATCCGGCTTCCAAAGGAAGCGATGCGTTCCGCAAGCAGGCGGCCAAATGGATGAAGTGGCGTTTCAACGCTGAAGTTGATCCGGATGAAGAAATCGTATCCCTGATGGGTTCGCAGGACGGACTGGCGCATCTCGCACTCGCGGTCTGCAATCCTGGGGATCTGGCGATTGTGCCGGACCCCGGCTATCCGATCTATTCAGGGTCATTAGCTATAGCGGGGGTTAGAGCGTGGCCGCTACCGCTATTGGAGGAGAATGCCTTCCGACCCGACCTCGAGAGCATCCCTGATGAAGTATGGTGTGAAGCGGTATTTATATTACTCAGCTTTCCCGGCAATCCGATATCTGTCACGGTAGATCTGGCTTATATGGAGCGGTTAGTGGAGCTTGCTCTTAAATGGGATGTGCTGATCATTCATGACCTGGCCTATTCGGAGATGGGCTTCGACGGCTACCGGCCCATTAGTATACTTCAGGTTCCTGGAGCGCTGGATACTGCCGTTGAATTTCATTCCTTTTCCAAAAGCTTCAATATGGCCGGCTGCCGCATCGGCTTCATGACGGGCAATGCTGAGGCCGTCGGAGCGCTGCGGGAGCTGAAGAGCAATGTGGATTACGGTGTCTTCGATCCCATCCAGGAAGCGGCAGTCGTAGCGCTGGAGCAGGCGATGACTTCCGGACCGGTGCAGGGAGTGGCTGCGCTGTATGAACGCCGCAGGAATGTTTTTGTGGAAGCCATGGCATGTGAAGGATGGATGGTGCCATTGCCGGAAGCAACGATGTTTATCTGGGCGAGGCTGCCCGCGGAATTTTGTGCCGGTCAAACGGAGCGTTCGCGGCGGCTTGCGCAGGAGCTGCTGCTGAAGACCGGGGTAGCGGTGATTCCCGGAAGTGCTTTTGGGAGCCAGGGCGAAGGGTTTGTGCGGATTGCACTGGTGGAGGATGAAGAGCGGCTTCTGGAAGCCGCCCGGAGGATAGGGGAGTTTCTGCGTACGAACGTTTAA
- a CDS encoding ABC transporter substrate-binding protein, which produces MDNSSMNYLCLAAALDPAFCIQQPIPVTIEQLTGILCCTPRNVKFILRKLEEQQLITWIPGRGRGNYSQLTFLRSVDEVLEEKFQDMVHKGRIKPAIELIGQYQVNEPLKERLLAVLDKQMGFWSEPDSTSGQEVLRISRNRPMEKLDPAMVYTAFETYLLGHICSTLITYDAENGSFLPGLAHTWEANPDSTSYLFYLRKGVRFHHGRGMTSRDVKETLQRLTDLNSPAISHFKDICHVELESDYRIRFDLVQPNTFFLHLFSSIYMSILPYDVDFAANPVGTGPYQVLDLNEDVLVLGAYDLYYGIRPLLDRVEIWYLPHLGSSVRQYQLTDAGHNPPPAGEEQGHSIDYPALGCRYLLFNFRREGLHHQQAVREALRILYNQPAMIRELGGNRIMPADSFLPWKSNQQEFREPSLEEARALLQAGGYGGEVLTIAYRSRKEDLEEALWLQERGGRIGLKLQLHPLTEYDLADIMGYADLLIAEEVLEDDWQWGMINYFRNESNYLHDLLLDRQKLALQGVLEHFSRLPAEERAELLDLAEDQLRDNCWVLYGCHMNKKAQLSQNLFGLQTGSFGFLDISKLWVKSGFQ; this is translated from the coding sequence ATGGACAATAGCAGCATGAATTATCTCTGTTTGGCTGCGGCTTTAGACCCGGCTTTTTGTATACAGCAGCCCATTCCGGTCACTATTGAGCAACTAACCGGCATCCTGTGCTGCACCCCGCGCAATGTAAAGTTTATTCTGCGGAAGCTTGAGGAACAGCAATTGATCACATGGATACCCGGCAGAGGCAGAGGGAATTATTCGCAGCTGACGTTCCTGCGCAGTGTGGACGAGGTGCTGGAGGAGAAGTTTCAGGACATGGTCCATAAAGGCCGGATTAAACCGGCGATCGAGTTAATTGGCCAATATCAGGTTAACGAGCCGCTTAAGGAACGCCTGCTGGCAGTACTCGACAAACAAATGGGCTTCTGGAGTGAGCCGGACTCCACATCCGGGCAGGAGGTGCTGCGGATTTCACGTAACCGCCCGATGGAGAAGCTGGACCCGGCGATGGTGTACACAGCTTTTGAAACCTATTTGCTGGGGCATATTTGCAGTACATTAATTACGTATGATGCAGAGAATGGCAGTTTTCTGCCTGGGCTGGCGCATACTTGGGAGGCCAATCCGGACAGTACAAGTTACCTGTTCTACTTGCGTAAGGGGGTAAGGTTTCACCACGGACGGGGGATGACTTCACGAGATGTTAAAGAGACCTTGCAGCGTCTGACCGATCTGAATAGTCCGGCGATCAGCCATTTTAAGGATATCTGTCATGTTGAGCTGGAAAGTGATTATCGTATCCGGTTTGACCTCGTGCAGCCCAATACCTTTTTTCTGCATCTGTTCAGTTCAATCTATATGTCTATTCTGCCTTATGATGTGGATTTCGCCGCTAATCCGGTAGGGACGGGGCCATATCAGGTACTGGATCTGAATGAGGATGTACTGGTGCTAGGCGCATATGACCTCTATTACGGAATCCGCCCACTGCTGGACCGGGTAGAAATCTGGTATTTACCGCATTTGGGATCGAGTGTCCGCCAGTATCAGCTTACGGATGCCGGGCACAACCCGCCTCCTGCCGGGGAAGAGCAGGGTCATAGCATTGATTACCCGGCCTTGGGCTGCCGCTATCTCCTGTTTAATTTTAGAAGAGAAGGACTCCATCATCAGCAGGCTGTACGGGAAGCGTTACGGATACTGTATAATCAGCCGGCTATGATCCGGGAGCTCGGGGGCAACCGGATTATGCCGGCGGACAGCTTTTTGCCCTGGAAGAGTAATCAGCAGGAGTTCAGAGAGCCATCGCTTGAGGAAGCAAGAGCGCTGCTTCAGGCTGGCGGCTACGGGGGGGAAGTGCTAACGATTGCCTACCGGAGCCGGAAGGAGGATCTGGAGGAGGCTTTATGGCTGCAGGAACGCGGCGGGAGGATCGGACTTAAGCTCCAGCTACATCCTTTGACCGAATACGATCTCGCAGATATCATGGGCTATGCCGACTTGCTGATTGCCGAAGAGGTGCTGGAGGATGACTGGCAGTGGGGGATGATCAATTATTTCCGCAATGAGTCGAACTATCTGCATGATCTGCTGCTGGATCGTCAGAAACTGGCGCTGCAGGGGGTTCTGGAGCATTTCTCCCGACTGCCTGCTGAAGAGCGGGCGGAGCTGCTGGATCTGGCGGAAGACCAATTGCGCGACAACTGCTGGGTGCTCTATGGCTGTCATATGAACAAAAAAGCGCAGCTTAGCCAGAACCTGTTCGGACTTCAGACCGGCTCTTTCGGATTTCTGGATATTTCGAAGCTATGGGTTAAATCGGGATTCCAGTAA
- a CDS encoding MDR family MFS transporter, producing MKQHLRHIHPLAWTIIIGTMFGRLVTSMSIPFLSIYLTQVLGATATQTGFTVAVSSLAGVLISFYGGYISDVIGRKIVMLVSVFGWACVFFGFSAAQHLWVFFLVNTLNGLCRAVFEPTSRALLSDITPPDHKLLVFNLRYAAVNLGVVFGPIIGLQLGSAKSTFPFMIAGIVYIAYGLVLFLQFSVHRASLPVHGEARTPKLLEALSTTGRDKVFLPVLLGTIFCVLGYGHFSSTLAQYLANNPHFSNGRQLFSYMLSLNAITVLIVQYPIVRTASKFPPVIPLILGNSCVALSLLLFGIPGGVALIMFSVVLFTVGEVLLFTMMDMLIDRIARPEWKGTYFGTIGFNNLGNVIAPILGGLLLDQFGTANGPAVFVPLALTTALGLPFLITAHKRLRSRELAEAANKANISA from the coding sequence ATGAAACAGCATCTGCGGCACATTCATCCTCTGGCTTGGACCATTATCATCGGAACGATGTTTGGCCGGTTGGTCACCTCCATGAGTATCCCTTTTCTATCGATTTACCTGACGCAGGTCCTGGGCGCTACTGCCACCCAAACAGGATTTACGGTAGCCGTCAGCTCTCTGGCGGGTGTTCTGATCAGCTTCTATGGCGGTTACATCTCTGACGTGATCGGCCGCAAAATCGTTATGCTGGTCTCTGTGTTCGGCTGGGCCTGCGTATTCTTCGGCTTCTCAGCCGCGCAGCATTTATGGGTCTTTTTCCTTGTCAATACGCTAAATGGGCTATGCCGTGCAGTATTCGAACCGACCTCGCGGGCTTTACTCTCGGATATTACACCTCCGGATCACAAGCTGCTGGTCTTCAATCTCCGGTATGCAGCGGTGAATCTGGGTGTAGTCTTCGGGCCGATCATTGGCCTGCAGCTGGGCTCAGCCAAATCCACATTCCCGTTCATGATCGCCGGGATCGTCTATATCGCCTATGGACTTGTACTGTTCCTGCAATTCTCTGTACACCGTGCCAGCCTGCCAGTTCATGGCGAAGCCCGGACACCTAAGCTGCTAGAAGCGTTGTCTACCACCGGAAGGGATAAGGTCTTCCTGCCCGTTCTGCTCGGTACGATCTTCTGCGTGCTGGGATATGGGCACTTTAGTTCAACACTGGCGCAATATCTGGCGAACAACCCCCATTTCAGTAATGGCAGACAACTCTTCTCCTACATGCTCTCTCTGAATGCGATAACGGTGCTGATTGTGCAGTATCCGATCGTCCGCACAGCCAGCAAATTCCCACCGGTCATTCCTCTGATCCTGGGTAATAGCTGCGTTGCTCTCAGTCTGCTGCTGTTTGGCATACCTGGCGGAGTCGCGCTGATTATGTTCAGTGTCGTGCTGTTCACAGTCGGGGAAGTCCTGCTCTTTACGATGATGGATATGCTGATTGACCGGATTGCCCGTCCGGAGTGGAAAGGTACTTATTTCGGAACAATCGGCTTCAATAATCTTGGCAATGTGATAGCACCTATTCTGGGAGGCCTGCTGCTCGATCAATTCGGTACGGCGAATGGTCCGGCCGTATTCGTGCCGCTCGCTTTGACTACCGCGCTGGGTCTTCCTTTCCTGATTACGGCGCACAAAAGACTCCGGAGCAGAGAGCTTGCCGAAGCTGCAAATAAGGCTAACATAAGTGCCTAA
- a CDS encoding helix-turn-helix transcriptional regulator yields the protein MRLHRLIAILLLVESRGRMKAVALAEALETSVRSIYRDIDVLAESGIPLVTTTGPNGGVSLMEGYTVNLRRLHGEEVVQLFLTGMGMPAGSSGETGLLLQNALLKLEASLPAPYQEDIRTAQSRFLFDDTPWWSDRAAVPYLETLRTAVWRGRRIETKYRKVNGELSCRKLHPYGLVVKQGDWYLVAFCEGAEAIRTFKCERFAAVSLIEGTYTIPEHFSLQEYWKEGELAFINASKAREIYPVVIRTPVHNQGISKRLEVMNTESEGEFQIITANMYDYETACEKVLPLLVQAEIMEPAELREYISSQVRIWNKMYC from the coding sequence ATGCGGCTGCACCGATTGATTGCAATTCTTTTATTGGTTGAATCCAGGGGCAGGATGAAGGCAGTTGCTCTGGCAGAGGCCCTCGAAACTTCTGTCCGCTCCATATACAGAGATATTGATGTCCTGGCTGAATCGGGCATTCCTCTCGTTACAACAACCGGGCCAAACGGCGGAGTTTCATTGATGGAGGGCTATACGGTGAATCTGCGGCGGCTGCATGGCGAAGAGGTGGTTCAGCTGTTTTTGACAGGGATGGGGATGCCTGCAGGCAGTTCGGGTGAGACCGGTCTTCTGCTCCAAAATGCTCTGCTGAAGCTCGAAGCAAGCTTGCCCGCTCCTTATCAGGAGGATATCCGTACTGCGCAGAGCCGTTTTTTGTTCGATGATACACCGTGGTGGAGTGATCGGGCGGCAGTGCCATATCTGGAGACGCTGCGCACTGCGGTGTGGCGAGGCAGACGGATTGAGACGAAGTACCGCAAAGTGAATGGAGAGCTCTCCTGCCGGAAGCTGCATCCCTATGGACTTGTTGTCAAGCAGGGCGATTGGTATCTGGTCGCTTTTTGCGAGGGGGCAGAGGCTATTCGTACGTTTAAATGCGAGCGGTTTGCCGCGGTGTCGTTAATAGAGGGGACCTATACTATTCCTGAACACTTCTCCCTGCAGGAATACTGGAAGGAAGGAGAGCTTGCCTTCATTAATGCCAGTAAAGCACGGGAAATCTACCCCGTAGTCATCCGCACGCCTGTGCATAATCAGGGGATCAGTAAGAGGTTAGAAGTTATGAACACGGAATCAGAGGGTGAATTCCAGATCATCACTGCGAATATGTACGACTATGAGACTGCGTGTGAGAAGGTGCTGCCCTTGCTCGTCCAAGCTGAAATTATGGAACCGGCAGAGCTTCGGGAATACATTAGCAGTCAGGTGCGCATATGGAATAAAATGTATTGTTAA
- a CDS encoding Gfo/Idh/MocA family protein codes for MNIGILGTGFGAYHASILKQLESTDRVVIFGRNEAKLLKLKEELGVEITLSIEDIMSDPGLDVIDICLPSALHKTYAVEALRRGKHVFCETPVALEPEDAREMLLAEQQYGRRILVNQFIKFDYAYEYLYKAVQDLTYGKLLQVTLRRETAPLWGDLGLSKIAANLMIHDLDFIEWLLDSPAPSAVWGASGATDGQALVHASFLQPGVSAQLIVSSQMPESYPFTVGYEAYFDQAKLVFHEIGYANGDIEASLTAYTSIGKESIPLTPNNPYEKSLRHALQCLQDGTDSILSLQHAQKSLEMASKLTEVLR; via the coding sequence ATGAATATTGGCATATTGGGAACAGGTTTTGGAGCCTATCATGCATCGATCTTGAAGCAACTGGAGTCTACAGACCGTGTGGTCATCTTTGGACGTAATGAAGCCAAGCTACTGAAGCTGAAGGAAGAGCTTGGGGTAGAGATCACGTTGTCTATAGAAGATATAATGTCTGATCCCGGGTTGGATGTAATAGATATCTGTCTGCCTTCTGCGCTTCATAAGACTTATGCTGTGGAGGCGCTGAGACGCGGGAAGCATGTATTTTGCGAAACGCCGGTTGCCCTGGAGCCGGAAGATGCACGGGAGATGCTCTTGGCTGAGCAGCAATACGGCCGGAGAATTCTAGTCAATCAATTCATCAAATTCGATTATGCTTATGAGTACTTATATAAGGCAGTTCAGGATCTTACATATGGAAAATTGCTGCAAGTCACCTTGCGCCGGGAAACGGCACCGCTATGGGGGGACCTGGGCCTCTCCAAGATCGCAGCTAATCTGATGATTCATGATCTGGATTTCATTGAATGGCTGCTGGATTCACCTGCACCTTCTGCGGTCTGGGGTGCCTCTGGAGCTACAGACGGTCAAGCATTGGTGCATGCTTCCTTCCTTCAACCTGGGGTGAGCGCACAGCTGATTGTCTCTTCGCAGATGCCGGAGTCTTATCCTTTTACCGTCGGTTATGAAGCTTATTTCGATCAGGCGAAGCTGGTGTTCCACGAGATCGGTTATGCGAACGGGGATATAGAGGCCAGCTTAACCGCATATACGTCTATAGGCAAAGAGAGTATTCCGTTGACCCCTAACAATCCATATGAAAAAAGCTTACGCCATGCACTCCAATGTCTGCAGGACGGTACGGACTCCATCCTCTCTTTGCAGCATGCGCAGAAGTCCCTGGAAATGGCGTCCAAATTGACGGAAGTACTCCGTTAA